From the genome of Epinephelus moara isolate mb chromosome 10, YSFRI_EMoa_1.0, whole genome shotgun sequence, one region includes:
- the rasl11b gene encoding ras-like protein family member 11B: MRLIQNMTTIAEYSAPECSVPNRVIKMSVIGGSGVGKTALVVRFLTRRFIGDYERNAGNLYSREVQVDGEQVTIQVQDTPGVELTDNGINLPDHVTCSIQWADAVVLVYSVTDRRSFDLIDQLHQLVVRTGGANMPPVILLANKADLLHLRQVDSQQGPLLAGTLGCSFYEVSASEDYSQVHKAFHKLCCQLAKQPPPAPNSSHNSASAATEKRRSPLIPRPKSPNMQDLKRRFKQALSAKVRTVTSV; this comes from the exons atgcgTCTCATCCAGAACATGACGACCATTGCGGAATACTCAGCACCTGAATGCTCGGTGCCAAACCGGGTCATTAAAATGTCTGTGATAGGAGGCAGCGGAGTTGGCAAAACAg cGCTTGTGGTGAGATTCCTAACGAGGCGCTTCATCGGAGACTATGAGAGAAATGCTG GAAATCTCTACTCCAGAGAAGTCCAGGTGGATGGAGAGCAAGTCACCATCCAGGTTCAAGACACTCCTGGTGTGGAG TTGACTGATAATGGCATCAATCTACCAGATCATGTGACCTGCTCCATACAGTGGGCTGATGCAGTGGTGCTGGTGTACTCCGTGACAGACCGTCGCAGCTTTGATTTGATCGATCAGTTGCACCAGCTGGTTGTGCGCACCGGAGGCGCCAACATGCCTCCCGTAATCCTGCTGGCCAATAAGGCGGACCTGCTGCACCTGAGGCAGGTCGACTCCCAGCAGGGCCCTTTGCTGGCGGGAACGCTGGGCTGCTCTTTCTATGAAGTGTCTGCCAGCGAGGACTACAGCCAGGTGCACAAAGCTTTCCATAAGCTGTGCTGCCAGCTCGCCAAGCAGCCGCCTCCTGCCCCTAACTCCTCACACAACTCTGCCAGCGCCGCCACGGAGAAGAGGCGCTCGCCCCTCATCCCCCGGCCAAAGTCTCCCAACATGCAAGACCTGAAGAGGCGCTTCAAGCAGGCGCTATCAGCCAAAGTGAGGACTGTCACATCGGTGTGA